cctgtggctttttctttggCCCCAATGCCATGCGGAATACAAATCACCCAATGCCCTGAGAAGAAAAGCTGCAGGGAAGGTCTATAACTTTAGAACATTTATCAGGACTCTTCTATCCTGGGTATTCTGGTTGTTTTCTAAATACCTTCAGACCATTTCTGTTTGCCCGCTTATGTATTTTTGCTGTTTTATCCAGCTTGTATTGTTGTTCTCAGGAGTattagtctgatattatctcctGTGATGTAGCTAGAAGCCTGAAAGccagcacttcttttttttttttaaggatttatttatttattgaattcccctcccctcccccggttgtctgttctctatgtctttttgctgcgtcttgtttctttgtccgcttctgttgtcgtcagcggcatgggaagtgtgggcggtgccatttctgggcagctctccttacgggtgcactccttgcgcgtggggcttccctacgtgggggacacccctgtgtggcagggcactccttgcgcgtatcagcactgcacatgggccagctccacacgggtcaaggaggcctggggtttgaaccgcggacctcccatgtggtagacggatgccctaaccactgggccaagtccgtttccctgccagCACTTCTTATTCTGGCACTTGAAACCctgcacagccctgccccagccaacTCTCCCAGCCTTGCCTCTTCATAGCCATCTGTTTCACTCACCCAGTGCTCATCCTAGACATTTTATTAAcatccttttcttcctccttagTACTCTCAGTTCCTACAAAATTCTGTCTCTACTGTTAATTCATAGCACTAACTCGTCACTTCTCTTGATTTATTACATGAAACAAAGGATTAATACTTTGTGTTTAGCTTTTATCCCATTAAGTGAAGGCAGGGATTTTGTGTTATACTCCTTTGTGCCCAATTTGATTTGCTGCATATTTTGCAGGTCAAAGCATCTACTGCTGATGTAGAGCCTGACCAAACGTTGGAGATCAGTGAGCAAGAAATTTTGGAAACAAAACTGGAAAATGTGAAAGCCATTCTGCAGGCATATCGTTTTACAGGTGTTACTTGTTTCTGCCCTGATTCATTCTGGGTCTGTCTCCTCAGTCCTTTGGAAGTATTACTAGTCCCAGTCTCATTTTGTGGACATTTATTTTGCCCCCTTCCAACCCCCACTACACACTCAAGCCGGCATGCTGTTTGTAGGCATATCTTCACATTCAAGATCAGCTGTTTATATAGCAGAAGGTTGGTTGGTGGCTGCTTAAACCATTTATTTaagctgttcatttttttcctgaccCTGGACTAGAACTTCCTTTAATGCTGGCTTGCATTATGTCATTGGTCAAATAGTTAGAAACCCTCAAGTCTGTTTTGCCATTAAAATGGGGTTTCTCCCATCTCTAGTCACAAGAGGATTGTGGGAACTATCAAATTATTTGACATTCATGGAAAAAACAGAATTAGTaagttaaaatttttcaaaatctctTCCTCATTAATTTGATATTTAGGAGACATTGtagatgtctttttttctttctgtgtctttgGCACAATCAAGGCAAGAAAGAACCTATGGTGTTCACTCATTCAGCAGACATCTGAGCAGATACTGTAGATACTGGGCCCTGTGGAAGGTCCAGGGGATGCAGGGGTGAATAAGGTAACGGCCAGGCTGCCGGGCATCTCCTGAGAGGTGTCATCTTACTGTTCCCACAGGGCTCAGTGGTAAACTGACCAGCCGAGGAGTCTGCgtctgcatcagcactgcttttgaGGGGAACCTCCTGGATTCCTATTTTGTGGACCTTGTCATACAGAAACCACTTCGGATACATCACCATTCAGTTCCAGTCTTCATTCCCCTAGaagacatagctgcaaaatacTTACAGACTGATATTCAGCACTTCTTGTTCAGTCTCTGTGAATATCTAAATGCTTACGCTGGGAGAAAGTACCAGGCAGATCAACTTCAGGTATGTGAATAGGATCTTATATAGCCCATTTTATGGGTCCAGGGCAggcttaaaaggaaaaatacgggacaagttttctttttaattttaggtgTTTTGTAACTTAGCCAAAAGTTTGACCATTTTCCTTCCGATGCTTATTTCTTGTTCATGTATAAGCTGTATTCAACCCTATTCCAGCTCTGGAATTGATGTTGAAGCCTGGATACTGGGTAAAGGATTAGTCACTCCTGGAGAGCACTGTGTGCCAAGTGCTTGGTGAACCTTGGGGATGGATGCAAAGCAGAGAATAATGGGCTTTGAAATGCCAAAGAGGAAAACTATTAGTCTCTTCCTAAACTTTGGTCTACCTTCTTTGGGTTACAAAATTACAGCTAGGGTTGGGGTGAATAAAGTAGACAGGAAATTAATGCAAGCAGAGACTAACACACCCTATGCATTTGGAGTGAGTCAGAAGCTCCCAGTTGTCAGGTGGATAAACCTAAATTGATGTGGGAATGCAGACATGAAGCATCTTAGCACAAATCCAGTGTCCGTGAAATTTTCAGCAGAAATATTATCTTCCTTCCCAGCCCTCCAACCATGTATTTAGTAAATATTTCCTGAAGGCCCTTGTAGGCTGCTGCTGATCCTTAATCCTTTTTTCAGACTTGCTCtgtccttcatttctttctctgatGTTTCATTTTGGAGCCTGAATTTTGGTAGACATGTTTTGCCCAGGGCCTTTGGAGCCATAGCCGTCTTCTTCATGTTTGCTTTGAACCCCACCCCCAATAGAGGAACTTTGCAGCCTTTCTGGATGGGCCCTTGCAGAGAAACGCACTGTGCAATTTGCTGTCGTTTACTTACAAAGTGGAGCCACGGGGTCAGTCGTTCCCGTTCTGTGCTAGACTGGTGTACAAGGACCTTACGATAACTCTTCCATCTGACGTCACCGTTACATATCAAGGTAAGAGGAAGGATGCTTCAGTGAAGAAGCTATAAAATGCTCTAATTCATTCAGTTTGAACAAAATAGGGAAAGATAGGTAGAATGTACCCAGTGGGCTTCTAGAGATGCTTTTTTCTGATTTTGGCCTATAAGTATACTAAGATAAAAAGATAGTTTTGCTGTTTATACCaatttttcctctcctctttttaAACAGTAAACATAATTATCCTAGTTCCCCCCCTCCTTTGCCAGTGTTCTTCAGCCTATGATTTATCGCTTTTCATTGGCAATTCCTCTCAAAGACAGGCAACTAATGTGACTAAGTCATGGGGTCATTGATGGTGAGTGGAGCCAAGTGTCATCGCACTGTGAAGCCAAGGAGACATAAAATTGTGCTCGAAGTGGAAAATTTTAAGGGCTGGCGCTGAGAGACGTTTGTTGTGaccttatttctttgaatgtagCACAGTAATGTGAAATGTGTAATAATGAAAAACTGGATAAAATGGCTTTAGGAGGCAGAAATTTTGAAGCCACCGGAGATTTCCCACCCTTGGTTATAGATTACTCTGGGCAGTGTCTGCTTTAAGTCCCTAAGTGGTCCAGGTTCTCACACCTCCACCTCCAGTTACAT
The sequence above is drawn from the Dasypus novemcinctus isolate mDasNov1 chromosome 25, mDasNov1.1.hap2, whole genome shotgun sequence genome and encodes:
- the CENPO gene encoding centromere protein O, with product MEQANTLRQDGASKGGVLAHLERLETQASRSRKKSEEPQAAKNALETRIQKLRLLRDKLRAEVKHRQARVKASTADVEPDQTLEISEQEILETKLENVKAILQAYRFTGLSGKLTSRGVCVCISTAFEGNLLDSYFVDLVIQKPLRIHHHSVPVFIPLEDIAAKYLQTDIQHFLFSLCEYLNAYAGRKYQADQLQRNFAAFLDGPLQRNALCNLLSFTYKVEPRGQSFPFCARLVYKDLTITLPSDVTVTYQGMEALSTSWEEQRVSHENLFRTKSLHKVFTSFARGGEKLHINVAS